ctgggggagggatcccggagtgaccgctgcctcctgcccccaGAGATCGTCCGGCTGCTCCTGGACCGGGGCGCTGCTATAGACGaccccggggggccgggctgcgAGGGCATCACGCCGCTGCACGACGCGCTCAGCTGCGGCCACTTTGACGTGGCCGAGCTGCTGGTGCAGAGGGGAGCGTCGGTGACGCTGAGGAACGCCAAGGTGAGcggcgttggggggggggcgggggcgcgaggagcccggggagggggacaggcaggACGGAGGGCACCTGGCAAAGGGGctggggccgcggggagccggtCCCCTCGCGGCTCTGGCGAGCCTCGTCCCCTCCTCCGCAGGGCCTGACGCCGCTGGGCACGCTGGAAGAGTGGGTGAGCATGTACAGCAAGGACCTGGACCAGGAGACGCGGCAGCGCTGCCGGGCCATGGAGCGCCTGCTCAAGGAGACGGCGTCGAGCCGAGGTGAGGCACGGCCGGGGCACCCGGGAGGCGGCCTTGTCCCCGGCCGGCATGCTCTCGAGCAGGGCCGCGGAGGCTTTCCGGCCTCAGGGGACCGGGACCCTCTTCTTCCATCCAACCCCGTCACTGGGGGAAGCTCAGGATTTCTGGTTTCTCCTTGCAGCTCCTGCAGCGCCTCCGCTCTCCCAGGACTCCCAGCTGTTTGACGCCGAGCTCTCAGAGCCCCTGATCCTGCGCCGCTCTCCCCCGGGGTGCGAAGGCCCCCCCAGGAAGGCCCCTGCCCCTGGTGGGACTGGGACCCAGGCCTGGGGTGCCGCCACGGAGCCCCCCAGGGCACAGAGAGACAGGCCGGAGCCGGAGGACGGCGACATGTCTCCGCTGAGGCCGGTGAAGAAGCGGCAGAGGGTGCTGGGGTCTGAGGGGAGCCGGCTGCCGGAGCAGCCGgcggcccccagcaggagccaggCCGAGTACGAAGCCGCCATCCGGGGCCTGGGCAGCGCCAAGTCCCTCCTCGGCAGCAGCCCGGAGGTGGCACGCGGGCCGGCCCCGCGTCCGGCCCTCATCCCCGCCGAGCAGTACGTGGAGGACGACTGGTTGGAAGACGACCTGGGGGCGGCCCGCGGGGTCCGCAAGCGGCTCCGCCGGGAGCCGCAGGAGCCGGGGGCCGCCTCGGAGGACAGCACGGGGCCGGAGAGCGACAGCGGGGCCCCctgcccgcctcggccccggccccagcgccgccggaCCACGCAGAGCCGGCTCACCCGCCTGGTGGAGAGGACCCTGCTGGGGCGctgccgggagcgcggcgcccccgaggcggccgggAACCCCGTCCCGCGGGGGGCCGATGGCCCCACGGAGGCCGAGGGCctggggggcggtggggagaGCCCTCCCCGGGGCCCCACGCAGGTGAGGGGACAGggtgtggggagcaggggggATAGAGGTGCCCTTTGGGTCTCCTaagcctctctcctccctggcagcccccttcgctctcggccgccccggctccgctGCCCACCATCCGAGTGCGCGTCCGGGTCCAGGACAACGTCTTCCTCGTCCCCGTGCCCCAGAGGTAAGAGCTCAGCTTCGCGTGTGCCCCTCCTGCTGTCGCCCCGTCCTCCGCGGATGGGCCGAGGCGGGAGCGCTCGCCGGTGACTGCCGCTCGCCCCGCGGCAGCGAGAGCCGGGCCGTGAGCTGGCTggcggagcaggctgcccagcgctACTACCAGACCTGCGGGCTGCTCCCGCGCCTCACCCTGAAGAAGGAGGGAGCCCTGCTGGCCCCCCAGGACCTCGTGGGCGACGTCCTGCAGAGCAACGAGGAGGTGAGTGCGCCCAGGCGGCACGCGGGGCCCGTCCTCGCCCGCTGAGCTAGCGGAGGCTGCTCTCGCTCGCAGGTGCTGGCGGAGGTGCAGTCCTGGGACCTGCCGCCTCTGGCTGAGCGCTATCGCAAGGCCTGTCAGAGCCTGGCCGTGGGTAAGGACCCCGTCACCGCCCCGGCCTGGGGGACCGGCCCTGCGGGGAGCCGGGGACAGGGCTGGGAAGCAGCCCGACCCCTCCTGCCTCTGGGGGGGAGCTCGGCAGGGAGAAGCGCTGCAGGTTGGGGCTGGGGCTCTGACGACCCTCGAGGTTGCTCCGAGCCCCCTGCCCCGGGCTAGGGGGTCCCGGGGAGCCCCCTGGGGGCCGGCAGGGAGCTGTCAGCGTCTCCCGCCCTCGCAGAGCCGCATCCGCTGCTGCTGAAGGTgacgcagctgcaggagcagagccccgCGTTCAGCGCCGGCGGGCTCGCGCTGCGCCCCCCGCACCTCCCGCCGCTGCTGCGGGCCCTCAAGCTGCAGGCGCCCCTCCGGCAGCTGCGGCTGGCCGGCAGCGGGCTGGCCGACGGCGCGGCCGCCGAGCTGCTGGCCGCGCTCAGCACCATGCCCGGCCTCACCCTCCTCGACCTCTCGGGCAACCAGCTCAGCGCCCAGGGCCTGCAGCACCTCGTGCCCCAGCTCCCTGGCCCGGCGGCCTTCCAGGTAGGGGGAGagctgtgggtgggggggggtgcaaagctgctctcccGGGGGTGCGACCCAGTGCTCTGCCCCATCCTGAGCCAGTCCTTGGCACCGGATGCGGCCCGGCTGCCGGGGTTGGAGGGGGCAAAGTGCCCTAGCTCCGTCCCCCTGGGACCTGGAGCCCCCCCAGCAGTGGCTTTCCCTGGCCGGGCTGGTGAGCACCGTCTCCCCTGCCGTCACAGAGCCTCGAGGAGCTCGATCTGAGCCTGAACCCCCTGGGCGATGCCAGCTGCcggcccctggccctgctgctccaggCCTGCCCCGTGCTGACGACGCTCCGGCTGCAGGCCTGCGGCTTCGCGGCCGGCTTCCTCCGGCACTGCCGCCTCTCGCTGGCCGGCGCCCTCGCAGGTGAGCGGCCCTGGGCTCCGGTCCGGCGGGGCAGCGGGAGCGCtgggcggcgggcaggcgagGCGCCAACGCGGGCGTTTGCTCCCAGGAGCCGCGCACCTGAAGACGCTGGCTGTGTCCTGCAACGCTttggggccggcggggctggagcagctcctGCGGAGCCTGCCCTGCGGCACCCTCGCCCGCCTGGAGGCGGGCTCCGTGGCCGGAGCGGGCGCCCAGGCCCTCGCCGAGGCTGCGCGCAGGTACCTGACGCAGGTAAGCGGCGCTGCCCTGGGTTTTACCCCTCCATCGTGGGTTCGGCGCTCCCCTTTCCCTCGGCCCAGCCGCAGCCTTTGCGGCCGTTTCGTGGGGAGGGTCCCCCGGGGTCCCCTGCTCTGGGCGGGGGGGAGGCCGTGGCAGAGCCGCCCTGCACGGGGCGGGTTTGTGGCCACCCGCTTTCCGCCGACAGCCGCGCCGGCTCCCTTGCAGGAGGGCTGCGCCCTGACCCACCTGACGCTCTCTGGGAACCACCTGGACGACGCGGCGGCCCTGGAGCTGGCCAGgtgaggggctgggggccgcggcggtgccgggaCGCTGCGggagcgcggggacggggacacccccTCACCGCCTCCCCTTGGCCGCAGCTGCCTTCCCGCCTGCCCCACTCTGGTGTCCCTGGATTTGTCTGCCAACCCCGGCATCAGTGTCGCGGGGCTGCGCGCGCTGCTctcggccctggcggagaggcGCGAGGGGCTCCGCTACCTCAGCCTGGCAGGTAGGGACGGCGCTTGAGCGGGCAgggggccgctgccgctgcgGGGGGGGCTGACGACGGCGCCTTCCCTCGCAGGCTGCTCCGTGGAGGGCCCGCTGGACGGCGCTACCTGGgccagggccgcggccggcgtGCGGGACCTGCGGCTCTGCAGCCGGCGCGTGAGCCCGAGCGACCAGCGGGCTGCCGGCGAGGCCTGGCACGGGCCGCCCGGCACCGCCCTGCGCACCCTCACCCGGCACCGCAAGCTCTTCTGCAAGAGCCTCTGAGGGCCCGGACTGCGGCTCCCTcggctcctcctgctccctccgcCGGCGTCTCAGCCACGCGGGGACTCGGGGAAGCCGGCTGCCACGCCAGCGGCTCGCGGCATCGCCTCTCTTCTTCTAGCCGCGCCGCTGACCAGCAGCCACGGCCAAAGTAGGCGCTGGGGTGACGACAGAGCGTGTCCGCGCCAGGAGGCTGCGCTGCGGGACCGCGCTGAGGGCGCTCCCGCTGCTCGGGCCCGGCCCTGGtgcccagcgccgccggggcggctgcggtgCTGCCCTTTGCTCGCCAGCGCGCGCGTTTTTAACCTTGGAACTGGGCTGAACATTACACAGTATTTACGAGCTTGGCTGGTGCTTCCTGGGGGCTGCGTCCACCCTTCCCTACCGGCGAGGAGCAAGAGGCCTGGGCCCGGCTCCCCTTCGTCCCTGCCCGCCTGCCTGCTGCCCCGGGACAGGAGCCTGCCTTTGCTCGCGGCGCCTCCGTGGGACCAGCGCCCCACCGGCCCCCAGCTCCGCTTTACcgcgcggcggcccccccccccgtccgaTGTGCCGCAGCCGGCGTTGTCGGAGCACGGGCGTCCCCGTGCCCAGGGCGCAGGTGAAGGATGACCGCTGACCAAGGGGGGTTTATTGCCTGTCCTCGCCGGTACAGGCGGTGCGCGGACCAGAGGAGACGGAGGCTGGGGCAGCTCAGCACCTTGCTCGTAACGCTGGTAAGGACGGCGAGGCGAGGGCCCGAGTCCCAAACCGGGCGCTACAGCGAGGGAGTAGGAAGCGTCTCCCGCCCTCGCTGCAGCCAGGCGTCCGTGAAAGGGCCGGGCCCAGGCGCCGGGCAGGGGAGCGCCGGCGGGCGCCGACAGTCCgtggcgcgggccgggccgcctcaGGAGTGCAGGAAGCGGTTGAAGGCGTTGTAAGCCGACTCCAGATCGAAGAGCATCTGCCGCACCTGGGAGTCGTCCAGCTCGTCGGAGGCGGACATCCCGCTGAGCGTCTGCAGCCTgcgaggagaagggagggggccGCGTCAGCGGGCtcgggcgctgcccgccggcgtgGGGCAGCAAGGgagcccggctccgctccccgcggcaGCGCTCGCGGACGTCGCCGGCCCCGGCAGCACTCACCACTGGTTCACCTTCTGCCGCCCCTCGAAGTCGGGGGGCAGGTGGCTCATCCGGTTCATCGTCTCCATCAGCTCCCGCAGGTCAGGCTGGATCTGCGGACAGAGGCCAGGGCTGGCTGCCGGCGCTGCTGGGGCTCGCGTCCCCTGCCGCCGACCGCCCGGAGCTCCTCCGCGCTGAGCGCGCGCCGGCAGCGCtgccagcccccgcccctgcgcGCGAACGAAGCCCGGGGAGAGAGCAGCGCCCGCGGCAGGGCGCTCCCTACCTCGTCCATGGCTCGGATCTCCAGGCGCAGCTTGTCCATCACCGTGATGAAGAGCTGCAAGAGACGAGGCGCTCGGCTacggcccttccccagccctgcgAGCGGGTGCTTCCCGCCCCGGGACAGCAACGTCCCCCCAGGGCGCAACGCCGCCGCCGCGAGCGAAGCGTCCGTAACCGGCGGCACGTGGCCCTCGAGGGCCGTGCCGACCCGCAGGCCGCGCCGTGGGACCCTCGGCCAAGGGGGCAGCAGGACGCCGCTGGCCAGGCGGGGGAGGACGCAAGCCCTGGGGAAGTCAAGGCCCCCGGGAACGCGCGGGCCGAACCCGCCCCTCGTAACAGGGACAGGCCGAGCGCCGGGATGGCGGGGCGACGTACGGAGACGATGTCGGCGATGCAGCGGTTCAGGTTGCCCTTGTCGTCCTTGATGGTGATGGGCCGATCCTCCTTGATCCTCTCCATGGCCAGCGGGCAGTCGAGCTGCGGGAGACGAGGCCGCCGTTAGgagccggcgggccgagccgcaGCCCCGCGGGCTCCTCGGCTGCCGCGCGCTGAACGCGCCTCCCGGGAAGCGACGCTTTGCACGGCCGCCTCCGCCTGTGGCCCTGTCGCACCGTCTCGTCGCAGCGGCCCCGGCCAGGcggcgccgcggagccccgcTCACCCGAAACTTGCGGCAGAACTCGTCGATGGAGCTGATCTCGGAGCCCTGCACCTGCTTGAGGGCGGCTTTGAACTGGACCAGGAGGCGGGAGCAGGCCGCGGTGTACCTggggcagggcgggagcgggcgcAGAGCCCCCGGTGAGAACGgcgggcaggagggaaggggctcCGTTCCCTGGCGGAGCAGagctcagggagggcaggggggagaaggggacaggacGCGCGGAGAGGGACGGGGGGAACCTCCCAAGTCGGCGTCGCTAGGGACCAAAAGCTTCCTCCGAAGGCTGTTCCGGAAGGAAGGGGCCGGAGTCGCCCCCGCGCCGCACCCGCCCGAGCACTCACTCGTTGGGGGAGACGCAGTCCTTGATGTACGCTTTCTCCAGAGCCTGCAGCGTCTTCACCACGGCGAAGAGCTCGGCCATGTTGTCGTACCTGCAGCCGGAAGAGGAGGCGCCGTCAccgccgccccgctcggccccggtgCCCCACGGCGGGTGGGTGGGACAGGCGGCGAGCAGGCCGGGGGGGCGCGCGCCGCTCGCCCCGCGTTATGGgacgcgcgtgtgtgtgcgcgcggcGGGCGGGACGGGGCAAGAACTCACTTCTCTCGCTCCCGCGCGTTCTTGTAGAGCTTCACCTCCTGCCAGGGGAAACGAGGAGACGCCGGTCAGCGGGGGGGCAGCCCGGAGCGCGGCCCCACGGGGCGGGGGGAcagcggcgccgtggggcgggagcaggggggcagcAGACTCACCTCGTACAGCTCCGGCTTGTTCccgggggctgcgagcggggAAACGCCGTTGAACGCGGATGgggacagagctgctggggggCTCGGGAGCGCCGGAGCCCTCCCGGCCCTGGTGACACCGgagtgtccccccaccccccctccaaTTCCCAGTGACACTGgagtgtcgtccccccccccaatccccagtGACACTGGAGTGTCGTCCCCCCACCCAATCCCCAGTGACACCGGAgtgtccaccccccccccagtccccagtGACACCGGAGTGTCgtcccccccccaatccccagtGACACCAGAGTGTCGTCCCCCCACCCAATCCCCAGTGACACCGGAGTgttcccccccccaatccccagtGACACCGGAGTGTCGTCCCCCCACCCAATTCCCAGTGACACCggagtgtccccccccccagtccccagtGACACCGGAGTGTCgtcccccccccaatccccagtGACACCGGAGTGtcatccccccccccaatccccagtGACACTGGAGTGTCGTCCCCCCACCCAATCCCCAGTGACACTGGAGTgtcgtccccccacccccagtcccCAGTGACACCGGAGtgtcccccccccaatccccagtGACACTGGAGTGTTGTCCCCCCACCCAATTCCCAGTGACACCggagtgtcccccccccccaatccccagtGACACCGGAGTGTCGTCCCCCCACCCAGTCCCCAGTGACACCggagtgtcccccccccccagtccccagtAACACCAGAGTGTCATCCCCCCACCCAATTCCCAGTGACACCGGAGTGTCCCCCCCCTCCAAACCCCCAGCGacaccggaccccccccccatccctggtGACACcagagccccccccacccctgctggCACCAtggaccccccccatccctggtgacaccgcagccccccccccgctggcaccatggaccccccccacccctggtgacaccagagcccccccccacccctgctggCACCAtggaccccccccatccctggcgacaccgcagcccccccccccgctggcaccatggaccccccccatccctggTGACaccggagcccccccccccacccccgctggcaccatggaccccccccatccctggtgacaccgcagcccccccccccacccccgctggcaccatggacccccccccatccccggtgaCACTGGAGCCCTCCTGTCCCCAGTGATACCGGAGCCCCCCCGCCATCCCCGGTGCCACCGGGCCGCCCCCCATCCCCGGTGACACCGgagccgctccccccccccccgaggcccgCAGCGGCCTCACCTCCCGCGCCGGGCGGGCCGGCGATACCGTGAAACATCCTGTGCGCGACCGGCaccgacccgccgccgccgggcctcaCTTCCGCAAAATGGCGGCGCCTCGGCGCTCGGCTGGCCAGGcctggcgggggagggggggcgctcGGCGCGCGGCTGCGCCGCCTGCGGGCGGGAGGGGCCGacgggggggtgggcggggctaCGGGTGAGGGCGGGGCTACGGGGGGGGAGGAGCCAAAGCGGGGTCCAGGAGGGCTGGTTCACGTTCAAGCATCCTCCGGGCTGGAGGTCGGTGCGTCCCTGTGAGCAGGGAgccgagcaaagcgggcaggagacctgcgtgcaGGGGCGGGGAACTGCTGGGCAATCTCCAGCGGAAGGAGGAAGTGCGGAGAGTGAGGGAAGGGGGGACAGGCCAGCCCTCAGCagttccagagcctggggacgagagagggaggctgcagaaaggcagactctgCCCTGGTGGAGGAGGagcgggttagagatcttttgtccagactggacacccacaaatccatgggccctgatggcacgcacccacgagtgctgagggagctggcggatgtgagtgctaggccactctccatcatcctggaaaggtcctggagaacaggggaggtgcctgagcactggaagaaagccagtgtcactccagtctcgccaaagggcaagaaggaggagccaggaagctacaggcctgtccgcctcccctccatcccgcgaaagctgatggaacagctcaggctggaggtcagcactaagcgtacggaggacaagaaggtgatcaggagtagtcagcacggaggcaccaaagggaacccctgcttgagcaatcggatagccttctctgagggaaggactgcctgggtagaggagggcagagcagtgcatggtgtctgcctgggctgcagcaaggcttctgacactgtctcccatgccatcctcataggtaaactcgggaagcgtgggttgtgtgagtggccagtgaggtggattgaggagtggctggatggcagagctcagagggttgtggtcagtggcgcagagtggagttggaggcgtggagctagcggtgtcccccagggggcagtcgtggctccagtcttgttcaaggcatccagcgatgacctggaggaaggcccagagggcgct
This genomic interval from Struthio camelus isolate bStrCam1 chromosome 2, bStrCam1.hap1, whole genome shotgun sequence contains the following:
- the VPS28 gene encoding vacuolar protein sorting-associated protein 28 homolog, translated to MFHGIAGPPGAGAPGNKPELYEEVKLYKNAREREKYDNMAELFAVVKTLQALEKAYIKDCVSPNEYTAACSRLLVQFKAALKQVQGSEISSIDEFCRKFRLDCPLAMERIKEDRPITIKDDKGNLNRCIADIVSLFITVMDKLRLEIRAMDEIQPDLRELMETMNRMSHLPPDFEGRQKVNQWLQTLSGMSASDELDDSQVRQMLFDLESAYNAFNRFLHS
- the TONSL gene encoding tonsoku-like protein, whose translation is MSAERAREIRQLQKAKDKAQRSGNLVEEAAACNQLGEILASHGRYEEALEEHRQELRLLEGAGDSIGCAVAHRKIGERLAELEDYEAALKHQRQHLELARSLSDHTEQQRAWATIGRTYMFVADSRPPAEAAPALREAERAFRTSLAIVEEKLEGAVPNRELTEMRARLYLNLGLVYDSLKDQAKCSHYIKQSIFLSEQAQLCEDLYRAYFNLGNIHLREGEHSKALRCLDRARDCARRMKEKAMESECCSSTAQVLLSLGDFVAAKRSLRKAYVLGSRQPWQRDLIRCNLRYATKVSRLQEALEEAAVSDPPAALALCEQLGDVFSKHGDYGRAVEYYKRQLGYAQALQRPAQELAVIHVSLATTFGDLKEHAQAVHHYQEELALHRGNALEEGKTWLNIALAKEEVGEPRAELEACFRTALERAEEASEPRLQRQILQHLHSLQQRHGSAEAPATMARLQSLAASGGDSAGEEEEEEELESSEALDESDLELSESDEEEDELDGYSKSVPGRRRISKWNRRNDRGETPLHRACIEGDLRRAQLFVKQGHPLNPRDYCGWTPLHEACNHGHLEIVRLLLDRGAAIDDPGGPGCEGITPLHDALSCGHFDVAELLVQRGASVTLRNAKGLTPLGTLEEWVSMYSKDLDQETRQRCRAMERLLKETASSRAPAAPPLSQDSQLFDAELSEPLILRRSPPGCEGPPRKAPAPGGTGTQAWGAATEPPRAQRDRPEPEDGDMSPLRPVKKRQRVLGSEGSRLPEQPAAPSRSQAEYEAAIRGLGSAKSLLGSSPEVARGPAPRPALIPAEQYVEDDWLEDDLGAARGVRKRLRREPQEPGAASEDSTGPESDSGAPCPPRPRPQRRRTTQSRLTRLVERTLLGRCRERGAPEAAGNPVPRGADGPTEAEGLGGGGESPPRGPTQPPSLSAAPAPLPTIRVRVRVQDNVFLVPVPQSESRAVSWLAEQAAQRYYQTCGLLPRLTLKKEGALLAPQDLVGDVLQSNEEVLAEVQSWDLPPLAERYRKACQSLAVEPHPLLLKVTQLQEQSPAFSAGGLALRPPHLPPLLRALKLQAPLRQLRLAGSGLADGAAAELLAALSTMPGLTLLDLSGNQLSAQGLQHLVPQLPGPAAFQSLEELDLSLNPLGDASCRPLALLLQACPVLTTLRLQACGFAAGFLRHCRLSLAGALAGAAHLKTLAVSCNALGPAGLEQLLRSLPCGTLARLEAGSVAGAGAQALAEAARRYLTQEGCALTHLTLSGNHLDDAAALELASCLPACPTLVSLDLSANPGISVAGLRALLSALAERREGLRYLSLAGCSVEGPLDGATWARAAAGVRDLRLCSRRVSPSDQRAAGEAWHGPPGTALRTLTRHRKLFCKSL